From Algoriphagus sp. NG3, the proteins below share one genomic window:
- a CDS encoding MBL fold metallo-hydrolase produces the protein MELYVVNTGFFKLDGGAMFGVVPKTLWSRTNQADENNLCTWAMRSLLVVDGNRIVLIDNGIGDKQDSKFFSHYYLHGDDSLEKSLRKLGVGDHQITDNFLTHLHFDHCGGGVKYGSHGQYELTFPRASYWSNKDHWQWATVPNPREKASFLEDNILPMQELGQLDFLDLSQKTFLPGFDFITVDGHTDKQMLPKIQYKGKTVVFVADLLPSVGHIPLPYVMGYDTRPLVTMDEKAKFLEEAAREEYILFLEHDPVNECCTVKMTDKGVRLDQTFRLDEI, from the coding sequence ATGGAATTATACGTAGTCAACACCGGGTTTTTCAAGTTGGACGGAGGTGCCATGTTTGGTGTCGTGCCTAAAACCCTTTGGTCACGGACTAATCAGGCTGATGAGAATAATCTATGTACCTGGGCTATGAGATCTTTACTGGTCGTGGATGGAAATAGAATTGTGCTCATAGACAATGGCATTGGCGACAAGCAGGATTCTAAGTTCTTTTCGCATTATTACCTACATGGAGACGATTCTTTGGAGAAGTCCCTGAGGAAACTTGGAGTTGGTGACCATCAGATCACCGATAATTTCCTGACTCACCTACATTTCGATCATTGTGGAGGTGGTGTGAAATATGGATCCCATGGCCAATATGAACTGACTTTTCCCAGAGCTTCCTATTGGTCCAATAAAGACCACTGGCAATGGGCCACTGTACCTAATCCCAGAGAAAAAGCATCTTTTCTTGAGGATAACATCCTGCCCATGCAGGAGCTAGGGCAGCTGGATTTTCTGGATCTTTCCCAGAAGACATTCCTTCCCGGTTTTGACTTCATTACAGTAGATGGGCACACGGATAAGCAGATGCTGCCCAAGATTCAGTATAAAGGAAAAACTGTGGTGTTTGTAGCCGATTTGTTGCCGTCAGTAGGACACATCCCATTGCCATATGTGATGGGCTATGATACACGTCCGCTGGTTACTATGGACGAAAAAGCCAAGTTCCTCGAAGAGGCTGCCAGAGAAGAATATATACTATTCCTGGAGCATGATCCAGTGAATGAATGCTGTACTGTGAAAATGACTGACAAAGGCGTACGTTTGGATCAAACATTCAGACTGGATGAAATCTAA